Genomic window (Streptococcus porcinus):
ATCAAAAAAGTTATTAGAGACAGTTACACTTTTCGCACAGCGGTACGCGTCTATAATAATCAAAAAATCCCTCAAGAAGACTTAGATCTCATACTAGATGCCGCTTGGCGGAGCCCTTCTTCTGTGGGTTTAGAAGGCTGGCGTTTTGTTGTTTTAACGAATGAGGTAGTTAAAGCTGAACTTAAAAAGGTCGCTTGGGGTGCTCAATACCAATTAGAAACGGCTAGCCATTTTATCTTATTACTAGCAGAACGCAATGCTCGCTATGACGGTGAATCAATGCGCCAGAGTTTGGTGAGAAGAGGGATTTCGGATGAAGAAGCTATCCTAAAACGTTTAAGAACTTATGAAGACTTCCAAAAACGTGATATGAAAATGGCTGATAATCCCCGAGCACTCTTTGATTGGACAGCAAAGCAAACCTATATTGCCTTAGGCAACATGATGACAAGTGCTGCCTTAATAGGAATTGATTCCTGCCCAATCGAAGGTTTTGATTACGATAAGGTTAATGCTATCTTGGCTAAACATGGTATCATTAAACCTGATAAAGAAGGTATTGCTAGCATGCTATCACTAGGATATCGTTTGCGAGATCCTAAACATCCTCAAAATCGCAAACCGCGTGCAGACGTTATTACTTATTTTGACTAAAAAGGAGATTACTATGAAAGCTTTACATACTTGTATTCGTGTCAAAAACCTAGAAGACTCTATCACCTTCTATACTAGTGCCTTTCCTTTTAAGGAAACACGTCGAAGAGATTTTCCTGATAAACAATTCACACTGGTTTACCTTGCCTTAGAGGGAGAAGACTACGAATTAGAGTTAACATACAACTATGATCACGAAGCCTATGATTTAGGAAACGGTTATGGTCATATTGCAATTGGATCTGACCAATTCAAAGCTGATTACGAGAAACATGTTCAGGCAGGTTATCCAGTCACAGATATTAAAGGTCTAACAGCAACATCAGCGCCTTACTATTTCATTCAAGACCCTGATGGTTACAAAATTGAAGTGATTGATATCAATCACAAATAGGCTAATCTTTTCCTTTCACATCTCATAAAAGATAATAAGAGCTCCCAAAATAGGAGCTCTTATTATCTTGTGTTAATACTTTTCATAACCCGCCTAATATCACGATCTTGTTCTTTTCGTTTCAAACTTTCACGCTTATCGTAATCATGTTTTCCCTTAGCAAGACCAAGTAAAACTTTAGCAAAACCATCTTTCAGGTAAACTTTTAAGGGAACCAAGGTCATACCACTACCTTTTAGTTCATTTTCCAAATGTTGAATTTCCCTTTTTTTAAGTAATAGCTTACGCGTTCTATCTGGATCCTGATTCCAAATATTGCCCTGTTCAAAGGGAGCAATATGAACATTGACTAACCAAGCCTCATTATGTTTAATCTGGGCAAAGCCATCCTTTAATTGAATTCGAGCTGCGCGAACACTTTTAATTTCTGTACCAGTTAAGACAATTCCTGCTTCAATCGTTTCTACGATGGTATAATCGTGCCTTGCCTTTTTATTTTGTGCTAGCAGATTTCCTTCACCTTTTGCCATGATTAACCTTTCCTTTTCTTTTTCTTCTTAGCAGCATCTTTATAAAATGGTTTGTGTGAAGATGCTTGCCCTTTTCCTTTTCTAGCTGAGGAAGATTGCTTCTTTTTGTCTCTTGATTGCTGTGATGAGGAACCTTTTCGGCCTTCCTCTGAAGATGTCGATTGACGTCTGTCTCTTCGTTTATCCTTGATTGGCTTAGTCAATTTCTCCACGACATCAAATTCACTTGGAAGATATTCAAAATCAATATCACCAGTTTCTTTATCAGCTTTCACTAATTTGACCTGAATAGCTTGACCAACTTTAAATACTTTGCCAGACTTTTCACCTTGTAAAGTCATTGTGCGCTCATTGTAATTATAATACTCTGGCAAAGTCGTCACATGAATCAAACCTTCAATCGTATTTGGCAATTCCACAAAGAGTCCAAATTTAACAACACTAGAGATAATCCCCTCAAAGGTTTCACCTATATATTCTTCCATGTATTCAGCTTTTTTCATTGCTTCTACAATTCGTTCTGCATCAATTGCTCGACGTTCTAACCGTGATGATGAAGACGCTAACTCCGGAATAACCATCGCAAAATGATCACGCTTATCTTCAGCTGCCTGAGTATATTCTCTAATCATCCGATGGACTAATAGGTCAGGATAACGACGGATCGGACTGGTAAAATGTGTATAGTAATCAGCAGCTAATCCATAGTGTCCATGATTGGTCTCAGAATAACGCGCTTGTTGCATGGATCTAAGGAGCATCATATTAAGAACTTCAGCTCCAGGCTTTCCATCAACTTTAGCCATAAAATCTTGTAGAGCTTCTTGACTAATTTTAGCTGCTGTCCCTTTAATCTGAATTCCAAAAATACTAGCATAATCAATAAATTTTTGTAATTTCTCTGATTTTGGTTCCTCATGGACACGATAAATGAAGGGGTAATTGCCACGAGCAAAATGCTCGGCTACACATTCATTAGCTGCTAACATAAAGGACTCAATCATCCGCTCAGCTATTCCCCGAGTACGAACAACAATATCCACAGGCATACCTTTTTCGTTAACAAGAATTCTAGCTTCCGAAGTATCAAAATTCAAGGCGCCACGCTTAATGCGCATCCTTTCTAAAATCGTATGAAGTTTAGCCATATGCTCAACAGATTCAGAAATAGCAGCATATTCTTGCAACATCTCCTCATCACCAGCCAACATATCATTAACAGCACTGTAAGTCATTCGGAAAGTTGTATTGATAACTGACTGACAAATTTGATGGTTCAAAACCTTCCCATTAGAATCAATCTCCATAATTGCTGATTGAGTCAAGCGATCCACATTTGGATTTAAAGAACAAATACCATTTGACAAACGCTCTGGCAACATTGGTACAACGCGGTCAGTGACATACACAGATGTTCCACGGGCAACAGCTTCTTGGTCTAAAGCGGAGCCTTCAGTCACATAATAGGAAACATCAGCAATATGAACCCCTAATTCATAATTACCATTCGCCAAAGGCTTAATATGAATAGCATCATCCAAATCTTTGGCATCTGCACCGTCAATAGTAAAGGTAATTTCCTTGCGTAAATCAATACGACCTACCAAATCTTTGTCACTTGGTGTCTCCGAAATAGCATTTGCTTCTGCAATCACAGCTTCTGGAAATTCAGAGACGATATCCATTGATTCTAAAACTTCCAAAACATCTATGCCAACATCTCCTTGATGGCCAACAATATCTCGGACATTCGCAATAAAATAGTCATGACCTCTAGTCGGGTATTTTTCAATCTCGACCTTGATGATTTCGGTCCCATCAAGAACTACAGGTTCTTTTTTAATATAGATTTTTTGTTGAACTTTTTGATTTTTCGACTTAATATAGCCTGCATATTTAGGTTTTTCATCATCCAAGACGAATTTACCAACTACTGTTTTTAAAGCACGTTCAACAATACCAACGACTTTAGCTTCAGCAGCTGTACCCTTTAACCGATCTGCTGGTTTTTTAACAACTACTTCTACTAAATCTCCATCAATAGCATAAGCAACGTCGTTTTTCCCGATAAACATGTCATCTTCTGTATCTGTGACCTGTAAGAAACCGAATCCGGCTTTATTAGCTCTAAAAACACCTTGAACAGTAATTTCCTTTTTCTTTTCTCCTTGTTTACGTATGGCGATACTGCCATCATCAGAAAAACGCAAGAGACGCTTGCTTTCCATCTTAGATATTTCTTTTATAAGGCTAGGAAATTTTTTAGCTCCAGCCATCCCTAAAGAAGCTGCAAGATCATTAATGTTTGACTTGCCATGCTCCTTTAAATACATCATAATTTTTTCTTTCATACTACCAAATTTCTATTTTTATCTCTTTTTTATCAAGTCTTAGCCTCATAAAAAAATGAGCTAGACCAACTCTGTCAAGCTCACTCTCTATTTACTTGATAAAACAGCAAGCACAAGTGCGATAGCTAGCCATAAAAAGACTAGTACTGCTGTAAAGCGTTGCATAAATGCTTCGAAGCCACGAGCTTTTGTTCGCTCAAATAAAGCTTCTGAACCACTGCTATCAAAAACATTACTGCTTGGATTTTTCTGAGGTTGCATAAAAATTGCTATTATTAATACAACAGATAAAACAAGCAATACTGTGAGTAGTAAGTTGTACATGTTCATTCCTCCACTATAGTCTCACTAATTCTAACACAATTCATACTAAGTTTCAATATGTAAGGTTACTTTTCTCTCCTTAGGACAATACTTTGGAACCTTAATTTTTTCGGGATGATTAGTCTTGTTCTTACTTGTCAAATAGTTTTTACTTCCACATTCACTACACTTTAAATTAATTTTAACTCTCACACAATATCCTTAACATATATATATTTTCTAAAGTTGATGGTGCACCAAATCAGGTTAATCAAGACAATTATACTAGTCACATAGAAAACAGAACGGTAACCCATTAAAATTGCTACATTCGAGCCAATAAAGGGGCCAATCACTTGCCCAATATTCATAAACATTTGGTTAAAAGAAAAGATACGTGAAATCCCCTCCTTAGGGGTCATACAAGTCAATAAGGCATTAATACTTGGCATCAGGGCTCCTACACCAAAACCATAGGCAAACCGTAGCAAACCTAATTGCAAGCTTGTTCTAGCTAAGGCTGTTAAAAAATACATGATAAAACTATACAGCAAAGCCAATAATAGCATACGATGATTACCAATTACATCACCCACTTTTCCTAATATTGAGCTACTAAGTAAACTAGATACCCCCATGGCCGACACGATTAAACCCGAAACAAACATGAGATTTTCAGCTTGCCCAAGATGTCTAATATATAGCGCTAAAATGGGGGCAACAGACTGAGCAGAAATTTGAATAATCATACTAGTTACAAAAAGACTCGTCATCATTTTAGGACTCTTGATCCGTTTCAAAATAATACGTGTTGGCACTACTTCTGCTTTCTTAACCGGCTCAAAATCTTCCTTCACAAATAAAACGGTCATCATAGTACAGATTAACAAAATAACACCGACCAATAAAAATACCAACCGAAACCCTACCATTTCAGCTAAGACACCACCAATTAGTGGCCCAATAAGAGTCCCCGCAGTCACACCTGTTGCTAAGGTTCCTAATGCATAGCCTGATTTTTCCCTAGGCACTTGACTAGCAATCAAGGCTGTAGAGTTCGGAACATAGCCAGCGAAAATACCATTAAGTAACCTAAGTAATAGTAGCCACTGTACATTTGGAATAAAGGCTAAGCCCCCCCATAGTAAAGGTCATTATCAAA
Coding sequences:
- a CDS encoding NAD(P)H-dependent oxidoreductase, which encodes MTEDIKKVIRDSYTFRTAVRVYNNQKIPQEDLDLILDAAWRSPSSVGLEGWRFVVLTNEVVKAELKKVAWGAQYQLETASHFILLLAERNARYDGESMRQSLVRRGISDEEAILKRLRTYEDFQKRDMKMADNPRALFDWTAKQTYIALGNMMTSAALIGIDSCPIEGFDYDKVNAILAKHGIIKPDKEGIASMLSLGYRLRDPKHPQNRKPRADVITYFD
- a CDS encoding VOC family protein, coding for MKALHTCIRVKNLEDSITFYTSAFPFKETRRRDFPDKQFTLVYLALEGEDYELELTYNYDHEAYDLGNGYGHIAIGSDQFKADYEKHVQAGYPVTDIKGLTATSAPYYFIQDPDGYKIEVIDINHK
- the smpB gene encoding SsrA-binding protein SmpB, translating into MAKGEGNLLAQNKKARHDYTIVETIEAGIVLTGTEIKSVRAARIQLKDGFAQIKHNEAWLVNVHIAPFEQGNIWNQDPDRTRKLLLKKREIQHLENELKGSGMTLVPLKVYLKDGFAKVLLGLAKGKHDYDKRESLKRKEQDRDIRRVMKSINTR
- the rnr gene encoding ribonuclease R translates to MKEKIMMYLKEHGKSNINDLAASLGMAGAKKFPSLIKEISKMESKRLLRFSDDGSIAIRKQGEKKKEITVQGVFRANKAGFGFLQVTDTEDDMFIGKNDVAYAIDGDLVEVVVKKPADRLKGTAAEAKVVGIVERALKTVVGKFVLDDEKPKYAGYIKSKNQKVQQKIYIKKEPVVLDGTEIIKVEIEKYPTRGHDYFIANVRDIVGHQGDVGIDVLEVLESMDIVSEFPEAVIAEANAISETPSDKDLVGRIDLRKEITFTIDGADAKDLDDAIHIKPLANGNYELGVHIADVSYYVTEGSALDQEAVARGTSVYVTDRVVPMLPERLSNGICSLNPNVDRLTQSAIMEIDSNGKVLNHQICQSVINTTFRMTYSAVNDMLAGDEEMLQEYAAISESVEHMAKLHTILERMRIKRGALNFDTSEARILVNEKGMPVDIVVRTRGIAERMIESFMLAANECVAEHFARGNYPFIYRVHEEPKSEKLQKFIDYASIFGIQIKGTAAKISQEALQDFMAKVDGKPGAEVLNMMLLRSMQQARYSETNHGHYGLAADYYTHFTSPIRRYPDLLVHRMIREYTQAAEDKRDHFAMVIPELASSSSRLERRAIDAERIVEAMKKAEYMEEYIGETFEGIISSVVKFGLFVELPNTIEGLIHVTTLPEYYNYNERTMTLQGEKSGKVFKVGQAIQVKLVKADKETGDIDFEYLPSEFDVVEKLTKPIKDKRRDRRQSTSSEEGRKGSSSQQSRDKKKQSSSARKGKGQASSHKPFYKDAAKKKKKRKG
- the secG gene encoding preprotein translocase subunit SecG, with the translated sequence MYNLLLTVLLVLSVVLIIAIFMQPQKNPSSNVFDSSGSEALFERTKARGFEAFMQRFTAVLVFLWLAIALVLAVLSSK
- the rpmG gene encoding 50S ribosomal protein L33, translated to MRVKINLKCSECGSKNYLTSKNKTNHPEKIKVPKYCPKERKVTLHIET
- a CDS encoding MFS transporter, producing the protein MPNVQWLLLLRLLNGIFAGYVPNSTALIASQVPREKSGYALGTLATGVTAGTLIGPLIGGVLAEMVGFRLVFLLVGVILLICTMMTVLFVKEDFEPVKKAEVVPTRIILKRIKSPKMMTSLFVTSMIIQISAQSVAPILALYIRHLGQAENLMFVSGLIVSAMGVSSLLSSSILGKVGDVIGNHRMLLLALLYSFIMYFLTALARTSLQLGLLRFAYGFGVGALMPSINALLTCMTPKEGISRIFSFNQMFMNIGQVIGPFIGSNVAILMGYRSVFYVTSIIVLINLIWCTINFRKYIYVKDIV